A stretch of Henckelia pumila isolate YLH828 chromosome 4, ASM3356847v2, whole genome shotgun sequence DNA encodes these proteins:
- the LOC140861352 gene encoding uncharacterized protein, with translation MAGRGDESHGSVGGRWGNDEDREQCRRHHRLREYKHKFDIRGFVQMAPKPLEGGENPEATENWLEGMENCFEVYRCMEEQKIQAKTNELMNLSQGNMTIDEYQQKFFELIPYCPYVSNSSKDKYDMFLQGFNPKIYSQVSVSNEPPLYKALVNCFRQDNNAIKRNKNLSSSFIPDTGASYSFVSARFAKRHRLPYISLDVVLTVSTPTGHSALAKRLVLGCTSDVNEHAQHLRFVLQILREKKLYAKFSKCGFLIDRVVFLGHVIFQEGVLDDPNKTEAILNWSHPTTASKIRSFLGLAGYYR, from the exons ATGGCTGGACGTGGAGATGAGAGTCACGGGAGTGTCGGGGGTCGTTGGGGTAACGACGAGGATAGGGAGCAATGTCGGAGGCATCATCGTCTTAGGGAATACAAACACAAATTTGACATTCGCGGATTTGTGCAAATGGCTCCTAAGCCATTAGAGGGCGGTGAAAACCCGGAGGCCACGGAGAATTGGTTGGAAGGGATGGAGAACTGCTTTGAAGTGTACCGTTGCATGGAAGAGCAAAAGAT ACAGGCTAAGACGAACGAACTAATGAACTTGAGTCAAGGAAATATGACGATtgacgagtaccagcagaagttctttgagctGATACCGTATTGCCCGTATGTTTCCAACAGCTCGAAGGACAAATATGATATGTTCTTGCAAGGCTTTAACCCAAAGATCTATTCCCAGGTGTCTGTTAGCAACGAACCACCATTGTATAAGGCTTTGGTGAACTGTTTCCGTCAAGACAATAACGCTATCAAAAGGAACAAGAACTTATCTTCTTCTTTTATACCAG ATACTGGTGCATCGTATTCATTTGTTTCCGCACGATTCGCTAAGCGTCATAGATTGCCGTACATATCTCTAGATGTAGTACTGACAGTGTCTACTCCGACTGGTCATTCGgctttagccaagcgtctagtctTGGGTTGTACTTCAGA TGTGAACGAGCATGCGCAACACTTAAGGTTTGTACTGCAGATTCTCCGTGAGAAAAAGTTATACgccaagttcagtaagtgtgggTTTTTGATTGATCGAGTtgtattccttggtcatgtaATCTTTCAGGAAGGTGTATTAGATGACCCGAATAAGACTGAAGCAATTTTGAATTGGTCGCATCCTACTACAGCTTCGAAGATTCGTAGCtttttgggtttagcaggctattATCGGTGA